GAGCACCGGTATGCTGGGCGGGTTGTACTGGCTCCCGGTAACGCCCAAGGAGGCAATCGAGACCTGGGACCACCTGCGTGAAATTGAGCGCGTCATCGGTACCGGACCTTTCGTGATGACGGACATCGTCACGGCCAGTTCAGTCACCTGGCACAGGCACCCCAATTACTGGATGGAGGACCCGTTGATACCCGGCAACCAGTTGCCCTACATCGAGACCCTGCGCGGGATTGACATACCGGACTACTCCACCCAGCTGGCTGCGCTCAGGACGCATAAGCTGGATATCATGGGTGTAGGCTGGGAAGAAGCCCTTACCATGATGGAGACCAACCCCGAACTCAAGTACCGCCTTAACTCCCCTTCCGGCGCGCAGGTCTTCTTCATGAGGACCGACCTGGAAGGCACCCCGTGGGCCAACGTGAAAGTCAGGCAGGCACTGAACATGGCCATCGACCAGCCGGCAATCGCCCAAGACTTCTACGGCGGCATGGCCTTCGTAAACACCTGGCCGATACAGCCGATGCATAGTGCCGTCTACACACCGGTGGAGGAGCTACCGGATAATCTGAGGTGGCTCTACGAGTACCAGCCGGAAAAGGCCAAGGAGCTCCTGGCAGAGGCCGGCTATCCCAACGGCTTCAAGTGCAAGGTGAACATCTACGCCGACGCCGCCGACATCACGTCCATCGTCAAGGAGTACTTCATGGCCGTCGGCGTGGACATGGAGATAGTGGTGCATGAGGGTGGTGCATTCGGTGCCGTCATCTACGGCCGCCAGTACGAGGACCTGATTTACTCCTACTGGGGTAATGCAGCTCCGTCCTCTGCCCTGACTCACGCTCACGGTGGCGTGCCCTCGTCAATCTACGCCTTCTCCAACGTGGTTGACCCGCTCGCCGAGGAGTATACCGACGCAGTCAAGGTGATAGTAGACCCCGAGGAGCGGAATGCATTGACCAGGGCAGAGAACCTGCGCCAGATGGAGCTCTGCTGGGAGGTAATGCTGCCGGCGGCATCCGGCTATGCTTTCTGGGGACCGTGGCTGAAGGGCTTCATGGGTGAAGTCGGTGTCGGCCCCACCGCCGAGATGGGTACCCTCGGTATCTACCGGTACATGTGGATGGACCAGGACCTCAAGTACGAGATAACCGGACAGCGATAATAGCATCCGGTTCTTGACCACGCACAAACAGGGTGGGTGTTCATCGATACGAGCACCCACCCTTATTTCCCGCTTTCCTTCCCGGAGGCTCACTGAATCCAGGTTGAAACCGGTACGCAGGAACACATATAATCTTCCTAAGAGCTACGGAGAAGGAGTAAGAGAATGGGCAATGACGTCTACATCATCGGTATCGGTATGGTCAAGTTCGGCAAGTTCCTGGAGCGAAGCATCAAGGACATGGCCGGCCTGGTGGTTGAGGATGTTCTCCAGGACTCTGACCTCACGCGGGACGATATCCAGGCTGCCTGGTTCTCCAATACCGGGTGGGGTATCTATTCATTCCAGCATTCCATCCGGGGTCAGGTGGCCCTGACGGCAAATGGGATTCACCGAATCCCCGTAACCAACGTGGAGAACGCCTGCGCCAGCGGCAGCACTGCCCTCAACGGGGCCTGGACCGCGGTCAAGGCAGGTTTGTACGACTGCGCCCTGGCCATTGGCATCGAAAAGCAGCACCACGAGGACCGCGCCCTGGTGATGGGGAGCTTTTCAGCCGGGACGGATGTGGAAGAGATGACACGGACGATAGCCCAGTTGCAGCAGCAGGAGAAGGAGCGCCGCGAGCAGGAGGCGAAAGGAAAGGGGATTGAAGTCCAGAAGGAGCAGGTGGGAGGCCATTCGGCTTTTATGGACTTCTATGCAGCCGGTGCCCGGGGACACATGGCCCAGTACGGGTCCACACAACGGCAGCTAGCCACTATCGCCGCCAAGAACCACAACAACTCCACGATGAACCCGCTGGCCCAGTACACCTTTCCCCAGACCGTTGAGCAGGTGCTGGCCGACCGCATCGTGTCCTATCCCCTGACCAGGTCTATGTGCGCTCCTATCGGGGACGGGGCAGCCGCGGCTATCGTTTGTGGTGAGGACTTCTTGAAGAAGCATACCTCAGACCGGTCGGTCAGGATAAGGGCCTCGGTACTCGAAGGCGGTTCACGGACCGGACCGGCGGATATCAGCGAGCGGGCCGCCAGGAAGGCTTTCGAGACCGCCGGTATCGGGCCGGAAGATGTCAACGTGATGGAGGTGCATGACGCCACCGCCTTTGGTGAACTCGCCGCGATGGAAGCGCTGGGCTTCTGCCCGAGGGGTGAAGGTGGAGTCATGGCGGAGAGAGGAGACACGGCCTTAAACGGAATAATTCCCGTGAACACGAGCGGGGGACTCATATCACGGGGGCATCCCATCGGAGCTTCGGGCCTGGCCCAGATATACGAGCTGGTAACCCAGCTTCGCGGCGAGGCGGGAGAGCGTCAGGTGAAGAACCACCGCATTGCCATGACCGAAAACGGTGGCGGTACCGTGGGAGCCGGCGAAGCCGCGTTGACCATCCACATACTGGAAAAGGTGTAGGTTCCGCGATAAAATAACGATAGCGCAACCTGATAGCCAATGAGTGGCTACTGGTTCAGAAGAGAGGAGGAGAGATGTATCAGAAAATCCTGGTCCCGTTAGATGGTTCCAAGCTGGCCGAGAATGTCCTTCCCCACGTAGAAATGATGGTCAAAGCTGGCGCCGGAGAGGTGATACTCACCACCGTGACCGAACGCATCAGTGCTCACAGCTATAACGTCCAGCTTACCCCGGTAAGCGAAACACTACCCGTACTGGAACCGGTAGTGAAGATGCCGGTATCGGTGGGCAAGATGCAACGACAGGGTGAAAGGTATCTGAATAGAATCGCCAAAGGACTCACCAAGAAGGGAATTAAAGTGAGGACCTCCGTGCTGCTTGGCAATCCTGCCGATGAGATCAGGTCCCTCGCCGAAGAAGAGGGTGTTGATCTCATCATCATGTCAAGTCACGGCCGGTCCGGTCACAGCAGGTGGGCTCTGGGGAGCATTTCAGACAAGATGCTACGGGCGAGTCAGGTTCCAATGCTGCTGGTAAAGCCGCCTGCGGATTGACCCACACCGCGTGCGTAGAGTCCGGGTTGAACTGGTCTTCCCGTCTATTCGATGACCCCGTCGACGACCAGCTCGGCAATCTCGTCGTCAGACATGCCGAGTATTTCCTTAAAGGCGTACTCGTTATGCTCGCCCATGAGCGGGGCGCGGCTTAGCTCGTGGGGTGCCTTCGAGAGCTTGTAGGGAGGTGCCACGGTGAAGTACTTCCCCATTTCCGGGTGCTCTATCTCCGGGTAGTAGTTGCGGTGCTTTAGCTGCGGGTCGTGGTCTAACATGTCACGTCCATTCTGCACCACCCCGGCGGCAACCCCGGCTGCCTGCATCAACGTCATTACCTCTTCCGGGGGGTGACTAATGGTCCATTCAGTCACCAGCCGGTTCAGTTCCTCCTCGTTTTCCTTCCTGCCGAGGAGGGTATTGAACTTTGGGTCGGTTGTCCAGGCCGGATTACCTATGACGTTGCAGAATGAGCGCCATTCTTCGTCGGTGAATACGGCAATGACGCACCACCTGTCCATACCCGGACAGCGATATGAACTATGGGGGGCAGCATTCGGATGGGAGTTCCCCATCCTGCCGGGCACACGTTCATTTACCACGTAGTCGAGCAGGAGCGGCCCCATGAAGTTCATACAGCCCTCGACCTGTGCCATGTCCAGATACTGCCCCTTGCCCGTCCTCCGCCGATAGTCCAGGGCTGCCAGAATAGCCAGGGCATTGTAGCGTGGGGCGATGAAATCGGTCAGATGTCCCAGGTCTGCCGGTTCCCGGTCCGGCCAGCCGGCAACATGGCTGAAGCCTGATATCGCCGTCAGGTGAGCGCCAAAGCCCGGCATGTTGGCATGAGGACCGGTCTGCCCCATCATGGCGGCACTGAGCATGATGATGTCCGGCTTGATTTTCTTGAGGTCTTCGTAGCCCAGGCCAAGCCTTTTCATCGTGCCACCGGCGAAGTTCTCGGTAACAACATCGGCCCAGGCAATAAACCTCCTGGCTATTTCAATACCTCTGGGCTGGGAGAGGTTGAGGGTCACGCTCTTCTTGCCGGTGTTAATGGCGTTGAAAACACCGCCGCGGTTAAAACCAACGACATTATCCTTGAAGGGCGGTGATACTCTCCAGACCCCGGGTCTGGTCTTACTCTCTATACGGAGGACTTCCGCACCCTGGTCGGCCAGTGTCTTGGTGGTCATGGGACCCACCCAGACCCAGCAGAAATCGGCAACCTTTACTCCCTCGAGCAGCTTTCTCTTCATGTTATTCCCCCTCCTGCAACCCAGTTGCTATATAACTCCGGCTTGTTTCAGTGTCAGTATTTCCTCGATAGACAGGCCCATCTCCCGGTAGACCTCCTCATTGTGCTCACCGATGAGCGGAGCACGACGAGACAGCTGCAGCGGTGTCCCCGAAGCAGTGGCAAAAGCACCGGGATAGGTGATGGTAGTATCCAGTTCGGGGTGCTCTACCTGCCTCCAGAACTCCCTGGCGGCAAGCTGGGGACTCTCCAGAATGTCCTTCATTGTGGATACCGGATAGAGCAGGATACGACGTTTCACCGCCCCTTCGAATAGCTCGGCCTTGGTGTGCGACATGAAGAACTTCTTCGTCGTATCCGTCATGCGGTCGACCGTTTCCTGGGTCGTCTGCCTCAGGTCAAATGTTCCCCAGTCGATTCCGCTCAGGAAATCATCGGACATCCCTTCTTCTTCCATCCATTCGACAATTGGACGGCTGACACGCCTGGCCTGACCGCCGGTGGCGTAGAAGAACAGGATATAGCCGTCCTTGCAGGGCCAGGTGTAGGTCGTGCGAAGGCCGGCAGTCCCTGGCTGCACCACTGGCCCCGAGGTACTCGTCTTGGTCAGGGCCCACCCTACCGGAACGGTACCCCGACCGGCAGAATCCTGAATGGAGACATCAACATGCTGCCCTTCTCCCGTTGTCCAGCGGTCATAGAGCGCCAGCATTGCCCCCACGGCTCCCTCTACGCCGGCGTGAAGGTAGGTCTGGGAATGGTGGCTGATTCGTATCGGCGGACGGTCAACATCACCACGTGCCGACATGAAACCGCCCATTGCCCAGGACACGATTTCAGGGGATTTGAAGTCCTTGTGAGGGCCGGTCTG
Above is a genomic segment from Dehalococcoidales bacterium containing:
- a CDS encoding thiolase family protein, which encodes MGNDVYIIGIGMVKFGKFLERSIKDMAGLVVEDVLQDSDLTRDDIQAAWFSNTGWGIYSFQHSIRGQVALTANGIHRIPVTNVENACASGSTALNGAWTAVKAGLYDCALAIGIEKQHHEDRALVMGSFSAGTDVEEMTRTIAQLQQQEKERREQEAKGKGIEVQKEQVGGHSAFMDFYAAGARGHMAQYGSTQRQLATIAAKNHNNSTMNPLAQYTFPQTVEQVLADRIVSYPLTRSMCAPIGDGAAAAIVCGEDFLKKHTSDRSVRIRASVLEGGSRTGPADISERAARKAFETAGIGPEDVNVMEVHDATAFGELAAMEALGFCPRGEGGVMAERGDTALNGIIPVNTSGGLISRGHPIGASGLAQIYELVTQLRGEAGERQVKNHRIAMTENGGGTVGAGEAALTIHILEKV
- a CDS encoding universal stress protein, coding for MYQKILVPLDGSKLAENVLPHVEMMVKAGAGEVILTTVTERISAHSYNVQLTPVSETLPVLEPVVKMPVSVGKMQRQGERYLNRIAKGLTKKGIKVRTSVLLGNPADEIRSLAEEEGVDLIIMSSHGRSGHSRWALGSISDKMLRASQVPMLLVKPPAD
- a CDS encoding ABC transporter substrate-binding protein, translated to STGMLGGLYWLPVTPKEAIETWDHLREIERVIGTGPFVMTDIVTASSVTWHRHPNYWMEDPLIPGNQLPYIETLRGIDIPDYSTQLAALRTHKLDIMGVGWEEALTMMETNPELKYRLNSPSGAQVFFMRTDLEGTPWANVKVRQALNMAIDQPAIAQDFYGGMAFVNTWPIQPMHSAVYTPVEELPDNLRWLYEYQPEKAKELLAEAGYPNGFKCKVNIYADAADITSIVKEYFMAVGVDMEIVVHEGGAFGAVIYGRQYEDLIYSYWGNAAPSSALTHAHGGVPSSIYAFSNVVDPLAEEYTDAVKVIVDPEERNALTRAENLRQMELCWEVMLPAASGYAFWGPWLKGFMGEVGVGPTAEMGTLGIYRYMWMDQDLKYEITGQR
- a CDS encoding CoA transferase, which encodes MKRKLLEGVKVADFCWVWVGPMTTKTLADQGAEVLRIESKTRPGVWRVSPPFKDNVVGFNRGGVFNAINTGKKSVTLNLSQPRGIEIARRFIAWADVVTENFAGGTMKRLGLGYEDLKKIKPDIIMLSAAMMGQTGPHANMPGFGAHLTAISGFSHVAGWPDREPADLGHLTDFIAPRYNALAILAALDYRRRTGKGQYLDMAQVEGCMNFMGPLLLDYVVNERVPGRMGNSHPNAAPHSSYRCPGMDRWCVIAVFTDEEWRSFCNVIGNPAWTTDPKFNTLLGRKENEEELNRLVTEWTISHPPEEVMTLMQAAGVAAGVVQNGRDMLDHDPQLKHRNYYPEIEHPEMGKYFTVAPPYKLSKAPHELSRAPLMGEHNEYAFKEILGMSDDEIAELVVDGVIE
- a CDS encoding CoA transferase; this translates as MEEKAEGMLSPYRVLDLTDEKGLLCSKLLGDLGADVIKVERPGGDPTRDIGPYYHDEPDPEKSLLWFAFNTSKRGITLDIETADGQDVFKKLAGSADFILESFPPGYMDGLGLGYSDLEKVNPGIIFVSITPFGQTGPHKDFKSPEIVSWAMGGFMSARGDVDRPPIRISHHSQTYLHAGVEGAVGAMLALYDRWTTGEGQHVDVSIQDSAGRGTVPVGWALTKTSTSGPVVQPGTAGLRTTYTWPCKDGYILFFYATGGQARRVSRPIVEWMEEEGMSDDFLSGIDWGTFDLRQTTQETVDRMTDTTKKFFMSHTKAELFEGAVKRRILLYPVSTMKDILESPQLAAREFWRQVEHPELDTTITYPGAFATASGTPLQLSRRAPLIGEHNEEVYREMGLSIEEILTLKQAGVI